TCATTTCATGTTCTAAGTTACCAGGGCGAATAGTGTTACTATCCTGCACTTTGTATTTGAAGACCCTGAGGCCCAAGGTGGAAGCCAGATCTGTCTAACCCGTCCTCcacataatgtatttatttatttattaaaggtttttatttatctatttgacagagacacagtgagagagggaacacaagcaagggggagagggagaagcaggcttccagctgagtaGCTGATgcggttcgatcccaggaccctgcactcatgacctgagccaaaggcagatgcttaatgactgagccacccagacaccccttaagTAGTCAGTTAAGAGATAATACATTTATTCTCCAAGGTCGTTAAACCATTTTTGCCCCTTCTttcagaaacaatgaataaacGATGAAAACACTGCATTCTACAAATGGACTTGAGCTCTTCTGTTGGGGAAAAGGGGTAGGAAGAGGAAGTTTGATCAGTTAAATATGAGGTTTGGTTACATCTCTGTGAAGTAGGATAATGGGGATAGCCAGTCAGACATTACTGATTTATCAGTACTAAGCAAATTCATCAAAACTAATATTTTAAGGGTATTGacagaaaaatataatcaatttCCCTTTGTCTTGCTTGAACAAAAAGGCTTCAAACTTAATACATCAGTGATGTAATGGTGTTCCTGTAATAGTGGAGATAGTAGTTTTCTATGTCTTTATCAAACTGGGTATGTATTTGTCAGTAACTCATTGAGCTCTTAAAAAATTTCCattctggggcgcttgggtgactgagtgtgttaaggcctctgccttcggctcaggtcatggtctcagggtcctgggatccagccccacatcaggctctctgctcagtggggaaccttcttcctcctctctctctctgcctgcctctctgactacttgtaatctctgtctatcaaataaataaataaaatcttaaaaaaaaaaaaagaaatcctaaaaaaatttccattctggggacgcctgggtggctcagttggttaagcggctgccttccgctcaggtcatgatcccagcgtcctgggatagagtcccacatcaggctccttgcttggtggggagcctgcttctccctctgcctctgcctgccattctgtctgcctgtgcttgctctctctcccaaaaaaagaaaaaaaaaatttccattctggcttttttttcctttgccttcttcCCTTCATCCAGGAATCCAAGGAGATTGAGTGAACATAGACAGATGATTAAGATAATTTAAAGATAACGAAGTCTCTATATCCTTAGTTCCTGAAATGGTCCAAGCTGTTCAATtttgatgaggatgatgataaaatttaccattttttaaagcatcttctACATGTCAGAGCTTTATATACTTTGTTATTTGAAGCACACAATCTACCAAAGTACATATTCCCAAAAAGATACCTAACCCCAGAGGCTAAATAGCTATTATACCTCAGATCATGTGGCTACTTAGTGAAATTCGAATCCAGATTTGATTCCAACAAATAGGCGTCCTTTAAAACCTATTGCCTAGCAACAAATGGATCCTAGAGACCTCCCCATCCCAAGTGGAGAAAAGCAGACAATTTTTTCCTAGAAGCCAACCTTGAGGGACAATTAGAATTTTCTAATAGaagtgctcccccacccccttttgtGACCCAAACAGTTATTTAGGACGTAAAACCTCTCATTGGCTGAGGTCAATTTCACATCCTAGGACTTGCCCCCCCGCTGGTGGAAGAGGAGGGTCCAAGACCCCCaggaaattcttaattttcttggGGCGACCTCAAGTTGGGGACCAAGTCCTGCAGGCGACATTTGTTCATCCACATCTAGGGATAAACCTCTCTCCCAACTCAAGACTTCTTTTACTTCACAAGTTTAAAACAGGAACGAGGCCACAcccccccttttccctctccctgacaAGAAAAGGATCAGGTATGGACAACGACATTCCAatccctctcctttcttcatttctcaaagTAACGTGTGCAAGTGCGGACGTGTGTCCGAGATTTTGTACACCTGATGCGCAGCGCGGCGGAACAGCGGGGCTCCCCCAAACCCGGGTCTCTCGCCCCGCCCCCTTTGTGATTCCCAGAGCTTgctccgcccccgccccgcccccgccctgcccctcaGCCCCGCCCCAAGctcgccccgccccaccccctctgccccgTTCCGGGCTTGCACCGCCTCCCCAGGCTTGCCTGGCGGGCCAGCCGGAGGCTCGTCCCGCCCGGCTTCTCGGGTGTCGCGCCTTCCAGCGCTACCCCGGTGCGTCccgcctcctccccgcccctcagCAGCTCTCCCAGcttgccccgcccccacccgagCGCTCCTTCCGCCTCTGCGCTCCGCTGCTCCCCCGGCTCCAGCAGCGGGCGGTCTCGTCTCCATGGCGACGCTGTGTCTCTGGTTTCCCGCACCGAACTTCGCGCGACCCGCGAGCTGGGCTGGCCTTCGGTGTCTGCCCTGCCGACCGGCGGTGTGAGAGGACCACGAGCGGGTAAGAGGCACTGCGGCGACCGAGGGTCGCCCTCTCCCCAGCCTCGCGTGCGGACAGACCCAGCCGTGGCCTCCGACTCCCCCAGGTCGCGCGCCTGAACGCGCAAACTTCTCTGCCCACTCCAGGTTCGCGCTCCGGAGCTCCGCGGCTGCCGAGGCGGCGCTCGAGAAGGTAGGCTCCGCGCCGCTGCTGGTGCACCTGGGACTTGGCTTCCTCCTTTGGCTGTAGTCAGGCACTCGGGAAGGGGTGTAGTCTTTGTGTGCACATGGGTGTGAGCGATAACTGGGCAGTTCTGACCACCATTCTCGGACCAGCCAATTCGCGTGCGCAaactgctcccccctcccccccgaaCAGTGAAAATAGCCTTGTTTTATCTCAGAGCTTCCAGCTGCTTCGCTCCATCCTTACCCCCCAAGCGCccacctcctttaaaaaaaaaaaaaaaaacaaccttttttttcccttttatctgtttttttcttcttacatttttggGGAAACAGCTTAATGACCAGTAGGAGCCAGCATTCACTGACTGTAAAGATGTCATGACTTGCTAGACTGAACTTGCACGaccataaataaaaaattcttgtaGAATTTGAGTAAATCATTGAACCTCCCGGGCCGTGcttttatattatgtaaaaatGAGGGGCTAACAGTGGATCAGTCACTTCTAAGGTCTGGTCTTCAGCCTTGTTGAGGTGACGAAATTGACTTGAGAtttccaaaatcaagatgtgTGGCCTTTGATTACTCAAACTACTCTGCACTGCGCTGCTGTGGCACTTAACACAGggcaaaattataaatttatcattttccttcccaGAGGGCATAGGTGAATTGGGCCAGTTTGTTTTTACCCCAAGAGACCCCTggaagtggctttttaaaaataaacctggaaaaggcactaaaaatgtcttttgaatTGTTTCCTTCTAATTATAATTATAGGAGATAGGTgctgttatttattattagataTTTATATTAACCATAATAACCATGAAGTGAGTAGtattttgtcctcattttacagttgaggaaagtgaaaaatagaTTAAGGAACTGGCTGAGGTTTGGACGTAGATAGTCTGGCTCTGGAGTCTGGGCTTCTAGCTCTACATTATACTGtaaaggaaatacataaaatttatatgtcatcacttttatttgtttatttttacagattttatttattatttgattgagagatagggaacacaagcagggggagtgggagagggagaagcaggtttcccgctgagcagagagcctgaaacggggctccatcccaggactctgagcttaAGGCatatacttaacgactgagccacccaggtgccccatgtcatCACTTTTATATATGAATGTAAATGGTAGAAGATCATTGAAACCACTTTTATACACGTTTGAGACTATGCAATGAAGACTGCCCCCGAATCCTATTGTGTCCACAGTAGGCTCCCCTAGGATGGAGGACGGTGCTTAATCAGCTCTTTCATCACAGTTGCAGGGCCTGAGCATGTGGCTATTTCTTAATTCATTCTTTGCCTATTAGAATACTAggtgacttttaaaaacaaatagcccaaaaggataaaataattgCACAAATGGGATAGAGGAATATGTACATATCTTCCAGTATTACAAGAGAaccctaaaatgaaaattttgtgaaatctgaattttgaatgctctaattcattttatgaaaggTTTTTTGAAATctagaaaatccaaataaaaccTATGTGGCCTATTGACTACTGGTTAGTGAACATTTACCTAGAGGAGTAAGGGAATGagatgttttctgttcttttttaaggACTAAGTCCTTATAATCTAGTGTGTATATCTTAAATTGAACCCATCACAGCCACCTATGTCTAGgggctaccatattggatagcaAAGATCTAGTTTAatactttcttttgctttcttgttttcttcctattCAACAAATCTGTATTGAGCACGAATTTATGTGGTATGTgggtttttctgttctttgtttccaaaaacaaaaaacctagctGAACTAATTGGGCCTTTGACTGATGTTTTTCTTGAGTCAATTTTTCCAAAAGGCTACAACTATATCACATAAAAGTCGTGTTTTGTACCATGTGTAGAAAATCTGTCTGCAATGAGAGAAGCATGAGGTCCACCTGCAGGGAGAAGCTGAGATGAACAGGGAAAACAACCCCCATGCTCTTCCTTGAACACAGCTGTATTCACTGTTCTGACTTCCACACAACTTGGGTATTAACTCTTGGATTCTGTGAGCCaacccttttcttcttttgcctaAGCTAACTTGAGTATGGTTTCTGTAACTTGCAACCAAGAGTCCAGACTAATATAGCGAAGAAGTCAAGAACTAAtccttttcttttagaaataagcccataattggggcacctggtggctcagttggttaagtgtctgccttccacccaggtcgtgttcccggggtcctggaatcgaactcCACGTTGGGCTGCCCGCTCAgaggcgagtctgcttctccttctgcccttctgcaCCCCgcctctgcttgtattctcttttgctctctctcaaataaataaataaaatctttaaaaaaaaaaaaagaaagaaatgagcccATAATGACCCCTACTCCGACCCCCAAAgtacattttaatttacaaaataaacagtattttcaaACACATATAATCACATAATTACACCTTTATAAATCACTTTGtcatgtacatttttaatatttaatggtaTACATTTATCTTCTGATGAATACTACCCATTTTTCTATATTAgtcattcagaatttttttcataataaaaataaatctatcccTGCTTTTCCCCAACTCTTTTCTCAGAATCATCCCTCCCAATTCTGTGGGGCTTTCTTTTTGATTACAAGAGTATTCTCAGCCAATTAAATTACTTATATCATTCCAgtggttttattcatttagttaatATCTGAGTGCCTTTGAAATTATATGAGACCCATACTCATGAATAAGAACCAGTCTGTGCTCTCCAGAAACTTCTATCCTGGTGATATAATCATTCCACCACTGTGAAGTTATCTCTCTACATATTGCTTATGGGCATGTCCTTGACTGATTCTTTTACTCCACTTGCTTCTTAAATGTTGGTATTTCCCAGGATTCTCTCCTGGACCTTGCCTTATTCTACATGGGCCATGCCATCCATTCACATTTTTTCACAGCTATCCCACACATCATCTTTTCTCTTGAGTTCTAACTCTCTGTAATAGAACTGGACAGCATTTGATTTCGGATGACTTACAGACATCTCCCACCCAGAATTTCCCCAAAACAAGCTCATTATCCACCCCTCAAGAATGTtcctccctggggcgcctgggtggctcagtgggttaagcggctgccttcggctcaggtcatgatctcagggtcctgggatcaagtcccacatcgggctctctgctcagcaggaagcctgcttccctctctctctctgcctgcctctccatctacttgtgatctctctctgtcaaataaataaaaatctttaaaaaaaaaaaaaaaaaaaaagttcctccctggggcgcctgggtggctcagtgggttaaagcctctgccttcggctcatgatccagagtcctgggatcgagccctgcatcgggctctctgctctgcaaggagcctgcttcctcctctttctttctctgcctgactccctacttgtgatctctgtctgtcaaataaataagtaaaatcttaaaaaaaaaaaaaaaagaatgttcctcCCCTGGTGCCCTCATCCTAGTCATCCATATGAGAACCAtcaacttcttttcttctcccccacttCTATGTATAGTGATCCTCAGTTTTACCTCTCTTTTGGTTCTAAGAGTACCTTCCTGGCTTTGTACACCACTTTTTCCCCTGGACTAGGGTTTGGCAAATTTTTTCCATAAAGGGCCAGATAACATGTATTTTAGCCTTTGTAGGTCATACAGTCTTTATTGTAACTAACCATTCGACTCTGCCACTGTAGCCTGAAAGCTGCCCTTGACAATGTACAAACATTGTCTGTATTCCAAcgaaatttcatttataaaagtaggctgagggcacctggttggctcagttggttaagtgtctgcctttggcctcagcgcatgatctcagagtcctgggattgagccccatggggCCCATGttggcaagctccctgctcagcagtggtggtgggggcgggggctgcttcccctctctctctgcctgtggctctgcctgcttgtactctctctctctgtcaaataaataaataaaatcttttttaaaaatgtaggcaATGAGTCATATTTGGCTCATGAGCTTTAATTTTCCAGTCCCTGCTCTGGACTATTTCATTGGCCTTGTAACTGGTTTCCCcacctcccattctctctcaGGTTTACCCTCCACAGACTTTCTTTTCTAAGATAGATGTAATCATATGATTGGCTTCTTCAGAGCCTTGGTTTGCTTTCCATTGACTACTGGTTAAAACCCCACATCCCTTACACACAGGATAATTCATGACTTTCCAGGTTTGCTCCCACATATATATCTGAATCCATCTATTACTGTTTTCTAAGACACTGCTGCTCTTTCCCTTCTGTTGACTGCCTACTTGGCTAAATAAATAGCACCTCCATTATGAAGCCCAACTCTTGCTTCCCATAGCAGGTGGAATAATAACATATTCTAGGGATACTTGTAGAAATCATACCTGTGGGAATACAGCAAACCTGGAGGACAGTCCTCAGAACTGTATTCTGGAACTGCAGAGTTGTTCAGGAACAGCTCTGTTGACtagactctctcttcctttgtctttccagTTCTCTTTCCTTGGGCATCCCCAGTTCATGAGCTCAAAAGAATGGATTTGATTGATCCTGTTTGGGCAGTATGGAAAATTATATTAGAGGGAAGCATTTAGTACAGTACTTTGGAGCTTGGTCTATCCTGTATATGGGAAGTTAATACTTGTTTCCCCTATGAAATTCTGAGTTTCTCTTGTATCCCCAGAGCTTATCAAAGACATATCTGTGCTAAGGTACATGGTAGGTGCTCATCAAATATTTGTTGTAAATAGACATTAAATTTTGGGACATGAAATAGACATGGAAATCAGGAACTGTCATAACTGTGTTGTTCCCATTACCACTGGGACCGTTGAGAGTCTGCCATGTCCAAAAACCAGTGGGTATACTTGGTAGAGACTCCAAAGGCTGATTAAATGGATGTTTTGATGTTAACATTAACCATATACAAGGTGTGCATCTCTATGCCATTCTTTCTGGATACCATGACGCCAGTTTGAATAGGGATCACTGGGTAGAGAAAAGAATTAAAGTAGCACAAGGCCAACATACAGCTTACATGCCTGTAAGAGAAGGATAAACAGAGATAAAAACAGTGTTGCAAGTTTtaaatggtatttgttttttaatagataataaatgtattttgttcaAATGTCAAGAGATACAAATagacataaagtaaaaaaactccctcctgccccagtccTGCAGCCATCCCTTTTTCCTACTCAGAGTCAACTATTATGTTTCTTTCCTGAAAGCATTTCCTTTCTGAGATATTTTTTGCATACTGatagttatttgaaaaatacatattacttATACAATGGTTAGACCTCATTCTGCTCAACTTATCAGTCACTGCTTTAATTCTACCTTTGTTCTCAATTACTCTGTTTTTTCcctgcaatgatttttttaagcaaGTATCATTACTTTGGAGCTGATgtggttttttaattaattaattaaaagtctTCAGAGCAAGTCTGCTTGTCTCAATCACAGTAAAACCTTCTTTTTGGTTCCCTAAGCAATCTTAACCAGCCCCCTAGGACATCTTGCTAACTTTTCCTTTAGATAAAACATACGTTGTTTCTACAGCATCCCTCCTATATGCCAGGTGCTATGCTAAACACTTTACCAGATCATcctatttaattcttacaatgaTCCAGTGAAGATGGCCCTATTGTGATTCCCGTTTTACAGATGGAGGAATTGAAGCCCGAAGAAGTTAAGTAACCTACTGAAATTTACATGGGAAGTGGTAGATCTGGGCCATGAATCCAGTCTCTTTCACTAAAGAGCCCCAATTCTCGAGTGTCACTCTgtattgccccccaccccatagAATTCAGTTTTATGGAAGGAGATTAAATGGACATTTCCTAGGTAATGATAAATCTAGACCTAGCAGAACTTGAGTTTCCATCAAGGGCTGGGATCTGCCCATCCTAGGTTTTTCTTTTACCAGGTGAAAATGAGAGAATTATATGTACTGACGTTTCATCCAGGTAAAAGGTAGAATTAGCAATTCATAAAGATCCTAGAGCTAGAAAGgagagaatataaatataaagaggaTGTCTACTCAGACATATGGGTTACCACAGGACTGTGGAAATCTGGAAAGTACCTCTCACGACAGGTCATCTTGGATTTCTTTTGTTAGGGCCTTTATTGTTTCAGCCTTTGAGCTCTACTGCCCTAGAGAAGCATTAATCCTAGAGTATGGTcttctgcaactttttttttttttaagattttatgtatttatttagagggaaAGTGGGCTCCTATAAGTCCCCGGGGTAGGgctgcagtgggggtggggggcagagcagaGCTAGAGGGAGAATATCAAAGCAGATTCCGTGCTGAATGCTGAGCTGGCCACCACCCAGCTCCACCTCaggcaaccctgagatcatgacctgagccaaaatcaagagtcagattcttcactgactgagccacccaggcacccctggtcttctGCAACTGTTTTTCCTGAAAAGATACCTTACTTTTATGATGGACTTTAGCTCTCTGAATTTCTCAGAGGGATAATCAGattaataacatatataatgtCTGGCTTGATCAGGATTTCCCAGAAAACAAAGCCTGGGGCAAAAATTTATGTACCCATGCTTTATCCCAGAGTGCAAATCGGTACGAGGAAGacagatttaaaaagagaaaaacttaataCAGAATAGGAAATTCTCTTTTATTGTCCACAGTTTTGGCCCTGAATTTTGTATTCCAGAAATCCCTAGTATGTACTATTAACACCAATTTTTTAAGTCTTGCTTGGGATGTGGggacagcaagtgttggtgaaggaGAGGGCAAGTGAATtgttatttatgaaaaatttaagtGTGGTCTCTCtcatacttaaaacaaaaaccactagaagtgatttttgtctttacaattaaaattaaatttacccAAATATGTAAAG
Above is a genomic segment from Lutra lutra chromosome 3, mLutLut1.2, whole genome shotgun sequence containing:
- the LOC125095553 gene encoding glutamate-rich protein 2-like, which codes for MDNDIPIPLLSSFLKVTCASADVCPRFCTPDAQRGGTAGLPQTRVSRPAPFVIPRACSAPAPPPPCPSAPPQARPAPPPLPRSGLAPPPQACLAGQPEARPARLLGCRAFQRYPGASRLLPAPQQLSQLAPPPPERSFRLCAPLLPRLQQRAVSSPWRRCVSGFPHRTSRDPRAGLAFGVCPADRRCERTTSGFALRSSAAAEAALEKVQKYEQNGRLLVFDSTGKVMIEPNEAMSE